Proteins encoded together in one Sinorhizobium meliloti window:
- a CDS encoding ATP-binding protein: MNLESEILILTGPPGSGKTTTAQALAAEPGSSKVHLHCDDFWHFIKHGAIPPYLPEAHEQNAVVVDVLTKVAATYAHGGYFVIVDGIVGPWFLEPFRKITAPLHYVVLRPPLGVAIRRCQQRGGDTLTDPVPIAALHQQLSSLGPLERHVLPTEGHTREDTLSAVIQAVESGSFRLA, encoded by the coding sequence ATGAACCTTGAAAGCGAAATTCTCATCCTCACCGGGCCACCCGGTTCCGGAAAGACCACAACAGCGCAGGCGCTCGCGGCAGAGCCAGGATCATCGAAGGTCCATCTTCACTGCGACGACTTCTGGCATTTCATCAAACACGGGGCGATACCGCCCTATCTGCCCGAAGCTCACGAACAAAACGCCGTCGTTGTCGACGTGTTGACGAAAGTGGCCGCAACCTACGCACATGGCGGCTATTTCGTCATTGTGGACGGCATCGTCGGACCGTGGTTCCTGGAACCATTCAGGAAAATCACGGCACCGCTCCACTACGTCGTTCTGCGTCCGCCGCTCGGTGTCGCCATCCGGCGCTGCCAACAGCGCGGCGGGGACACATTGACAGACCCCGTGCCCATCGCGGCGCTTCATCAGCAGCTCTCATCGCTCGGCCCCCTCGAGCGGCATGTTCTCCCGACCGAAGGACACACTCGGGAGGACACGCTGAGTGCCGTGATCCAGGCAGTGGAAAGCGGATCGTTTCGCCTGGCTTGA
- a CDS encoding aspartate aminotransferase family protein — MSNRLNTTPNDLRAFWMPFTANRQFKKEPRLFVGAKDMYYTTHDGRTVLDGTAGLWCVNAGHCRPKITEAIREQAGELDYAPAFQLGHPKAFELANRLVDIAPEGMNHVLYTNSGSESVDTALKVALAYHRAKGNGSRFRLIGRERGYHGVNFGGISVGGIVANRKMFGTLLTGVDHLPHTHLPAKNAFTRGEPEHGADLAAELERIVTLHDASTVAAVIVEPVAGSTGVLIPPKGYLQKLREICTKHGILLIFDEVITGYGRLGTPFAAQYFDVKPDIITTAKGLTNGVIPMGAVFVTSEIHDAFMTGPEHLIEFFHGYTYSGNPIASAAALGTLDTYKEEGLLTRAAELAPYWEEALHSLKDCPHVIDIRNIGLIGAVELEPIAGEPTKRAFSAFLKAYEKGLLIRTTGDIIALSPPLIIEKQQIDELFDKLRDVLKNNI, encoded by the coding sequence ATGTCCAACCGCCTGAACACGACGCCCAACGACCTCAGAGCCTTCTGGATGCCCTTCACGGCCAACCGGCAGTTCAAGAAGGAACCGCGGCTGTTCGTCGGCGCCAAGGACATGTACTACACCACCCATGACGGGCGGACGGTTCTCGATGGAACTGCAGGGCTCTGGTGCGTCAATGCAGGTCACTGTCGTCCGAAGATCACCGAGGCGATTCGCGAACAGGCGGGCGAACTCGACTACGCGCCGGCCTTCCAGCTCGGCCATCCGAAAGCCTTCGAGCTCGCAAACCGGCTGGTCGACATCGCGCCCGAGGGCATGAACCACGTCCTCTACACCAACTCAGGATCGGAATCGGTCGATACCGCCTTGAAGGTGGCTCTCGCCTACCACCGCGCCAAGGGCAATGGCTCGCGCTTCCGCCTCATCGGCCGCGAGCGCGGCTATCACGGCGTCAATTTCGGCGGTATTTCGGTCGGCGGCATCGTCGCCAACCGAAAGATGTTCGGCACGCTGCTGACGGGCGTCGATCACCTTCCGCACACGCATCTGCCTGCCAAGAACGCCTTTACCCGCGGCGAGCCCGAGCACGGCGCCGACCTCGCGGCCGAACTCGAGCGCATCGTCACCCTGCATGACGCCTCGACGGTCGCCGCAGTCATCGTCGAGCCCGTCGCCGGCTCGACCGGTGTTCTCATCCCGCCGAAGGGCTATCTCCAGAAGCTGCGCGAAATCTGCACCAAGCACGGCATCCTGTTGATCTTCGACGAGGTCATCACCGGCTACGGCCGCCTCGGCACGCCCTTTGCCGCTCAATATTTCGACGTGAAGCCGGACATCATCACCACGGCCAAGGGGCTTACCAACGGCGTCATTCCGATGGGCGCGGTCTTCGTGACATCGGAAATCCACGACGCCTTCATGACCGGGCCGGAACACCTGATCGAGTTCTTCCACGGCTACACCTATTCGGGCAATCCGATCGCCTCGGCCGCGGCGCTTGGAACGCTGGATACCTACAAGGAAGAAGGGCTGCTGACGCGCGCCGCCGAACTTGCCCCCTACTGGGAGGAGGCGCTGCACTCGCTCAAGGACTGCCCGCATGTCATCGACATCCGCAATATCGGGCTGATCGGCGCGGTCGAACTCGAGCCGATCGCCGGCGAGCCGACAAAGCGCGCCTTCTCCGCCTTCCTCAAGGCTTACGAGAAAGGTCTGCTGATCCGCACTACGGGGGACATCATCGCATTGTCGCCGCCGCTGATCATCGAAAAGCAACAGATCGACGAGCTTTTCGACAAGCTGCGCGACGTTCTGAAGAACAATATCTGA
- a CDS encoding HugZ family protein: MSEKPSVLRETDEEARKLARVLLRSARSGALAGIEPGSDGFPFVSRVLVGIDIDGTPVILVSRLSTHTQALTADRRASLLTGEPGKGDPLAHPRLTVQCEAEAVPRDCALHLRLRERFLRRHPKSKLYADFPDFGFFRLNPLRASLNGGFGRAYALTAEDLAIASPAAAAIAEMEGGAIEHMNADHAEAVRYYATTHCRAPEGDWKIVGIDSAGLDLSDGDRLRRLEFETPLADEAELRPILKKLYR, from the coding sequence ATGAGCGAGAAACCCAGTGTGCTGCGCGAGACGGACGAGGAGGCACGCAAGCTCGCCCGGGTGCTTCTGCGTTCGGCGAGAAGCGGCGCGCTTGCCGGGATCGAGCCGGGGAGCGACGGTTTTCCCTTCGTCAGCCGTGTACTCGTCGGCATCGATATCGACGGAACGCCTGTCATCCTCGTGTCGCGGCTGTCGACGCATACTCAAGCGCTCACGGCGGACCGGCGCGCTTCGCTGCTGACCGGTGAGCCGGGCAAAGGCGACCCGCTCGCCCATCCGCGCCTGACGGTCCAGTGCGAGGCGGAGGCCGTCCCGCGCGATTGCGCGCTCCATCTGCGTCTTCGCGAACGATTCCTGCGCCGGCACCCCAAGTCCAAGCTCTATGCCGATTTTCCGGACTTCGGCTTCTTCCGTCTCAACCCGCTGCGGGCAAGCCTCAATGGCGGCTTCGGCCGCGCCTATGCGCTGACGGCGGAGGATCTCGCCATCGCTTCGCCGGCCGCTGCCGCCATCGCGGAAATGGAAGGCGGCGCGATCGAGCACATGAACGCCGATCACGCAGAAGCCGTGAGATATTATGCAACCACTCATTGCCGCGCACCGGAAGGCGACTGGAAGATCGTCGGCATCGATTCGGCAGGGCTCGACCTGTCGGACGGCGACCGTCTGCGCCGCCTGGAGTTCGAGACGCCCCTTGCCGACGAGGCCGAATTACGGCCAATTCTAAAAAAACTTTACCGTTAA
- the choV gene encoding choline ABC transporter ATP-binding protein: MTDAVVFKNVDIIFGKNPQIAVQMVDQGKTRDEIGAATGLVLGVAGASLTINEGEILVLMGLSGSGKSTLLRAVNGLAPVVRGEVEVKTANGSLNPYRCNAKSLRDFRMHTVSMVFQQFALLPWRTVADNVGFGLELAGVADAERRKRVGEQLELVNLAKWADRKVNELSGGMQQRVGLARAFATGAPILLMDEPFSALDPLIRTRLQDELLEFQRRLKKTILFVSHDLDEAFRIGNRIAIMEGGRIIQCGTPQEIVKEPANQYVADFVQHMNPITMLTAKDVMQTGVGRAAASTGVSATARPTTPLVDILDAMSRQPGSIGVVDNGSVVGTIDAQNIVEGLTRHRNKS, encoded by the coding sequence ATGACCGACGCCGTCGTTTTCAAGAATGTCGACATCATCTTCGGCAAAAACCCGCAGATTGCGGTGCAGATGGTCGACCAGGGCAAGACGCGCGACGAGATCGGTGCCGCCACAGGCCTGGTACTGGGCGTCGCCGGCGCTTCGCTGACCATCAATGAAGGCGAGATCCTCGTTCTGATGGGGCTGTCCGGCTCCGGCAAATCGACGCTGCTCAGGGCCGTCAACGGCCTCGCGCCGGTGGTGCGGGGCGAGGTCGAGGTCAAGACCGCGAACGGATCGCTGAACCCCTATCGCTGCAACGCCAAGTCTCTGCGCGACTTCCGCATGCATACGGTCTCGATGGTGTTCCAGCAGTTTGCGCTTCTGCCGTGGCGAACGGTGGCGGACAATGTCGGCTTCGGGCTCGAACTGGCCGGCGTCGCCGATGCCGAACGAAGAAAGCGCGTCGGCGAGCAGCTTGAACTCGTCAACCTGGCCAAGTGGGCGGACCGCAAGGTCAACGAGCTCTCGGGCGGCATGCAGCAGCGGGTCGGCCTCGCAAGAGCCTTCGCGACCGGCGCCCCGATCCTGCTGATGGACGAGCCGTTTTCGGCTCTCGACCCGCTGATCCGCACGCGCCTCCAGGACGAACTGCTCGAATTCCAGCGGCGGCTGAAAAAGACGATTCTCTTCGTCAGCCACGATCTCGACGAGGCCTTCCGTATCGGCAACCGCATCGCCATCATGGAAGGCGGAAGAATCATCCAGTGCGGGACGCCACAGGAGATCGTGAAGGAGCCGGCAAATCAGTACGTGGCCGATTTCGTCCAGCACATGAACCCGATCACCATGCTGACGGCGAAGGATGTGATGCAGACCGGCGTCGGGCGAGCCGCCGCCAGTACCGGCGTTTCGGCAACGGCCAGGCCCACCACGCCGCTCGTCGATATTCTCGACGCCATGTCGCGCCAGCCGGGCAGCATAGGTGTGGTCGACAACGGCTCCGTCGTCGGAACCATCGACGCCCAGAACATCGTCGAAGGATTGACGCGCCACCGCAACAAAAGTTGA
- the choW gene encoding choline ABC transporter permease subunit, whose translation MEFLTENPIPIGAWAKSFVDWLTTNFNLFFDQLANVLSAIISVLLYILQTPHPLIIIAVVTALAWWFRRSLGIAAFTCLGLLLIVNQGYWQETTETLALVLAATFVSMAVGVPLGIAAARRAWIYSIMRPILDLMQTIPTFVYLIPALILFGLGMVPGLIATVIFAIPAPIRLTRLGIISTPPALVEAAESFGATPWQVLRKVELPFAMPQIMAGLTQTIMLSLSMVVIAALVGADGLGVPVLRALNTVNIARGFESGLCIVILAIVLDRLFRSSDEGEGA comes from the coding sequence GTGGAATTCCTGACTGAAAACCCCATCCCGATCGGCGCCTGGGCGAAGTCTTTCGTCGACTGGCTGACGACGAATTTCAACCTGTTCTTCGACCAGCTCGCCAACGTGCTTTCGGCGATCATTTCGGTCCTGCTCTACATCCTCCAGACGCCGCACCCGCTTATCATCATCGCCGTCGTGACGGCGCTCGCATGGTGGTTCCGCCGCTCCCTCGGCATTGCCGCCTTCACCTGTCTCGGGCTACTCCTGATCGTCAATCAGGGCTATTGGCAGGAGACCACGGAAACGCTGGCGCTGGTCCTTGCGGCAACCTTCGTTAGCATGGCCGTCGGCGTGCCCCTCGGCATAGCTGCGGCGCGCCGTGCCTGGATCTACTCGATCATGCGGCCGATCCTGGACCTGATGCAGACGATCCCCACCTTCGTCTACCTCATTCCGGCGCTGATCCTTTTCGGACTCGGAATGGTACCGGGGCTGATCGCCACCGTCATTTTCGCCATTCCCGCGCCGATCCGGCTGACGCGGCTCGGCATCATCTCGACGCCGCCGGCGCTGGTCGAGGCCGCCGAATCCTTCGGCGCGACGCCCTGGCAGGTGCTGCGCAAGGTCGAACTGCCCTTCGCCATGCCGCAGATCATGGCAGGCCTGACCCAGACCATCATGCTGTCGCTCTCGATGGTGGTGATCGCAGCGCTGGTCGGTGCCGACGGTCTCGGCGTGCCCGTCCTCAGGGCGCTGAACACGGTGAACATCGCAAGGGGATTCGAGTCCGGTCTCTGTATCGTCATTCTCGCGATCGTTCTCGACCGTCTTTTCCGCTCGTCCGATGAAGGAGAAGGCGCATGA
- a CDS encoding ArsR/SmtB family transcription factor, with protein sequence MQPLPPEKHEDAEIAAGFLSAMANPKRLLILDSLVKEEMAVGALAHKVGLSQSALSQHLSKLRAQNLVSTRRDAQTIYYSSSSGAVLKILGALSDIYGEDTDAVDEKPLVRKSA encoded by the coding sequence ATGCAGCCTCTTCCGCCTGAAAAACACGAGGACGCCGAAATAGCAGCCGGTTTCCTTTCGGCCATGGCAAATCCGAAACGCCTGCTCATCCTCGACTCTCTCGTCAAGGAGGAAATGGCGGTTGGCGCCCTGGCCCATAAGGTCGGGCTGAGCCAATCGGCTCTTTCTCAGCACCTCTCGAAGCTTCGTGCGCAGAATCTGGTCAGCACCCGTCGTGACGCACAGACGATCTACTATTCGAGCTCGTCCGGCGCCGTGTTGAAGATTCTGGGCGCACTATCCGACATCTACGGCGAAGACACCGATGCCGTGGACGAAAAGCCTCTGGTTCGCAAATCGGCGTAA